A genome region from Musa acuminata AAA Group cultivar baxijiao chromosome BXJ3-5, Cavendish_Baxijiao_AAA, whole genome shotgun sequence includes the following:
- the LOC103986240 gene encoding pentatricopeptide repeat-containing protein At1g80270, mitochondrial, with translation MLGLRRAAASSTRVQNCSILLARACCADSVLSRNYLAHEEGHHDKSFSISGSSIISKLYSSECLYHTSHTKSFLWRRNLSSHARARSGQKDDDLEDGFSDLDVPPEDDAMVGPKEKEANEELMSEEETNNAADDELSFLDSETDLSVEKKTQRRVESQLSKIIIENPRYSLNAKLDKWVEEGNPLGRGEISLVLLNLRKHRLYGKALQFVEWLEATNNLEFLEHDYATHLDLVAKAHGIQKAEKYIEEIPKSLRGEVLYRTLLYHCVSATDVKKAEDVFNRIKALGVPISAFACNQLLLLYKWVDQKKIADVLVMMEKENVKPNLVTYRLLIDTKGRAYDISGMEQILDTMKAEGVEPDLPTHAMVARHYVFAGLNEKAEATMREMEGDDIKENRAACRDLLRLYAALGKADDVERIWNICMSNPRIGECLAAIEAWGKLGQVENAEEVFENMLKIRKKLPTKYYNTLLKVYANNKLVSKGKELAKRMSDNGCYIGPMTWDGLIKLYAKAGELEKADSILLKASKQNESRPLFGSYMTVLDRYSARGDIHNAEKIFQRLKQIGYAVKLRPYQLLLQTYINAKSPAYGFRERMKADNISPNRAMAIQLTTADALRKTQISELLD, from the exons ATGTTGGGGCTCCGAAGAGCTGCTGCCAGCTCCACGAG GGTTCAGAATTGCAGCATTTTGTTAGCTCGGGCATGTTGTGCTGACTCAGTACTGTCAAGAAATTACTTGGCGCATGAAGAAGGGCACCATGACAAAAGTTTTAGCATATCTGGGAGTTCCATAATTTCTAAGTTGTATTCCAgtgaatgtttgtatcatacaAGTCATACAAAGTCTTTCCTATGGCGTCGAAACCTTTCTTCTCATGCTAGGGCGAGATCGGGCCAGAAGGATGATGATCTAGAAGATGGGTTTTCTGATCTAGATGTACCGCCAGAAGATGATGCAATGGTAGGACCTAAGGAAAAAGAGGCCAATGAGGAGTTGATGTCTGAAGAGGAGACGAACAATGCTGCTGATGATGAACTTAGTTTTTTGGACAGTGAAACAGATTTGTCTGTTGAAAAGAAAACACAGAGGAGGGTTGAATCACAACTTTCCAAAATCATAATAGAAAATCCTCGATACTCGCTTAATGCCAAACTTGATAAGTGGGTTGAAGAAGGGAATCCTCTAGGACGAGGAGAAATCTCACTTGTACTGCTGAATCTTAGGAAACACCGGCTCTATGGAAAGGCTCTACAG TTTGTTGAGTGGCTTGAAGCAACTAACAATCTTGAATTTCTTGAGCACGACTATGCTACCCATTTGGATTTGGTCGCTAAAGCACATGGTATTCAAAAGGCTGAAAAATACATAGAGGAAATTCCAAAATCCCTCAGAGGCGAGGTGCTGTACAGAACTCTCCTGTATCATTGTGTTTCTGCTACCGATGTAAAGAAAGCAGAAGATGTTTTTAATAGAATTAAGGCTCTTGGCGTCCCCATTTCAGCATTTGCTTGCAACCAACTGCTGCTGCTTTATAAGTGGGTAGATCAGAAGAAGATTGCTGATGTCCTCGTGATGATGGAAAAGGAGAATGTGAAACCAAATCTCGTCACATACAGGCTATTGATAGACACGAAAGGCCGTGCATATGACATATCAGGCATGGAGCAAATTTTGGACACAATGAAGGCTGAAGGCGTGGAGCCCGATTTGCCGACTCATGCTATGGTTGCAAGGCACTATGTATTTGCAGGCCTCAATGAGAAAGCAGAAGCGACCATGAGGGAGATGGAAGGTGATGACATCAAGGAGAACCGTGCTGCTTGCAGGGATCTTCTTCGTCTTTATGCTGCTCTTGGTAAAGCAGACGATGTGGAAAGAATTTGGAATATTTGCATGTCTAACCCACGTATAGGTGAGTGTTTAGCTGCAATAGAGGCTTGGGGCAAGCTTGGGCAGGTAGAAAATGCAGAGGAAGTCTTTGAAAACATGCTCAAGATACGGAAGAAGCTGCCAACAAAATACTACAACACATTGTTGAAGGTTTATGCAAATAATAAGCTTGTATCTAAGGGAAAGGAATTGGCAAAGCGGATGTCAGACAATGGCTGCTACATTGGCCCTATGACTTGGGATGGACTCATTAAGCTGTACGCGAAGGCTGGGGAATTGGAGAAAGCTGACTCCATATTGCTCAAAGCATCCAAACAGAATGAGTCTAGACCCCTCTTTGGCTCATATATGACAGTGTTAGACAGGTACTCTGCAAGGGGAGACATCCATAATGCTGAGAAGATCTTTCAGCGGCTGAAGCAGATTGGATATGCTGTGAAATTGAGGCCGTATCAATTATTACTCCAGACCTACATAAATGCGAAATCTCCAGCATATGGGTTCAGGGAAAGGATGAAAGCTGATAACATATCTCCTAACAGGGCTATGGCAATACAACTCACAACTGCTGATGCATTAAGGAAGACTCAGATTTCGGAATTGCTTGACTGA
- the LOC103986239 gene encoding calcium-dependent protein kinase 2 isoform X1, producing the protein MGNCFTKKPADPATPTDADTPAHAPDPSPAPDDAPVQTAPVPTAAFSPPPKPAAPIGPVLGRPMEDVRTTYSLGKELGRGQFGVTHLCTHKATGDKYACKTIAKRKLANKEDIEDVRREVQIMYHLSGQPNIVELKGAFEDKQSVHLVMELCAGGELFDRIIARGHYTERAAASLLRTIVQIVHTCHSMGVMHRDLKPENFLLLNKDEDAPLKATDFGLSVFFKQGEVFKDIVGSAYYIAPEVLKRRYGPEADIWSIGVMLYIFLCGVPPFWAESEQGIFNTILRGQIDFTSDPWPNISPGAKDLVRKMLNLDPRQRLTAFEVLNHPWIKEDGEAPDTPLDNAVLNRLKQFRAMNQFKKAALRVIAGCLSEEEIKGLKEMFKNMDSDNSGTITLEELKQGLSKQGTKLSEYEVKQLMEAADADGNGTIDYEEFITATMHMNRMDREEHLYTAFQYFDKDNSGYITKEELEQALKEKGLYDGKEIKDIIAEADVDNDGRINYDEFAAMMRKGNPETNPKKRRDVFY; encoded by the exons atGGGGAACTGCTTCACCAAGAAGCCCGCCGACCCCGCCACGCCTACCGATGCCGACACCCCCGCCCACGCGCCGGACCCGAGCCCGGCCCCGGATGACGCCCCCGTCCAAACGGCACCCGTACCCACCGCCGCCTTCAGCCCGCCCCCTAAGCCGGCCGCTCCCATCGGCCCCGTGCTCGGCCGGCCCATGGAGGACGTCCGCACCACTTACTCCCTCGGGAAGGAGCTGGGGCGCGGCCAGTTCGGCGTCACCCATCTTTGCACCCACAAGGCCACCGGGGACAAGTACGCCTGCAAGACCATCGCGAAGCGTAAGCTCGCCAACAAGGAGGACATCGAGGACGTCAGGAGGGAGGTCCAGATCATGTACCACCTGTCGGGGCAGCCCAACATCGTGGAGCTGAAGGGGGCTTTCGAGGACAAGCAGTCGGTGCACCTCGTCATGGAGCTGTGCGCGGGAGGGGAGCTGTTCGATCGCATCATCGCCAGGGGCCACTACACGGAGCGGGCGGCCGCGTCGCTGCTGAGGACGATCGTGCAGATCGTCCACACCTGCCATTCCATGGGGGTGATGCATAGGGACCTCAAGCCCGAGAACTTCCTCTTGCTGAACAAGGATGAGGATGCGCCGCTCAAGGCCACCGACTTTGGGCTCTCTGTTTTCTTCAAGCAAG GTGAGGTATTCAAAGACATAGTTGGCAGTGCATATTACATAGCACCTGAGGTCCTCAAGCGAAGATATGGGCCAGAAGCTGATATTTGGAGCATAGGAGTGATGCTTTACATTTTTCTCTGTGGAGTTCCTCCATTCTGGGCTG AGTCTGAGCAGGGGATCTTCAATACTATTCTAAGGGGGCAGATTGACTTTACAAGTGACCCATGGCCTAACATTTCACCTGGTGCTAAGGATCTTGTGAGAAAGATGCTGAACTTGGACCCCAGACAGAGGCTGACAGCATTTGAAGTTCTCA ACCATCCATGGATCAAGGAAGATGGAGAAGCACCTGACACACCACTTGACAATGCTGTCCTCAACAGGCTGAAACAATTTAGAGCAATGAACCAGTTTAAGAAAGCTGCCCTAAGG GTAATAGCAGGATGTTTATCAGAGGAAGAGATCAAAGGGCTGAAGGAAATGTTTAAGAATATGGACTCTGACAATAGTGGAACTATAACTCTCGAAGAACTAAAACAAGGTCTTTCCAAGCAAGGAACAAAGCTGTCGGAGTATGAAGTCAAACAGCTGATGGAAGCT GCTGATGCAGATGGGAACGGAACTATCGACTATGAGGAATTTATTACAGCGACAATGCACATGAACAGAATGGATAGAGAAGAGCATCTATATACAGCATTTCAGTACTTTGATAAGGACAACAGCGG TTATATCACAAAGGAAGAACTTGAGCAAGCTCTAAAAGAGAAAGGACTATACGACGGCAAGGAAATCAAGGATATAATTGCTGAAGCTGATGTTGACAAT GATGGAAGAATAAATTATGatgagtttgcagctatgatgagaaAAGGGAACCCTGAGACAAatccaaagaaaagaagagatgtgTTCTATTAA
- the LOC103986239 gene encoding calcium-dependent protein kinase 2 isoform X2: protein MGNCFTKKPADPATPTDADTPAHAPDPSPAPDDAPVQTAPVPTAAFSPPPKPAAPIGPVLGRPMEDVRTTYSLGKELGRGQFGVTHLCTHKATGDKYACKTIAKRKLANKEDIEDVRREVQIMYHLSGQPNIVELKGAFEDKQSVHLVMELCAGGELFDRIIARGHYTERAAASLLRTIVQIVHTCHSMGVMHRDLKPENFLLLNKDEDAPLKATDFGLSVFFKQGEVFKDIVGSAYYIAPEVLKRRYGPEADIWSIGVMLYIFLCGVPPFWAGASSSIQIILQGIFNTILRGQIDFTSDPWPNISPGAKDLVRKMLNLDPRQRLTAFEVLNHPWIKEDGEAPDTPLDNAVLNRLKQFRAMNQFKKAALRVIAGCLSEEEIKGLKEMFKNMDSDNSGTITLEELKQGLSKQGTKLSEYEVKQLMEAADADGNGTIDYEEFITATMHMNRMDREEHLYTAFQYFDKDNSGYITKEELEQALKEKGLYDGKEIKDIIAEADVDNDGRINYDEFAAMMRKGNPETNPKKRRDVFY, encoded by the exons atGGGGAACTGCTTCACCAAGAAGCCCGCCGACCCCGCCACGCCTACCGATGCCGACACCCCCGCCCACGCGCCGGACCCGAGCCCGGCCCCGGATGACGCCCCCGTCCAAACGGCACCCGTACCCACCGCCGCCTTCAGCCCGCCCCCTAAGCCGGCCGCTCCCATCGGCCCCGTGCTCGGCCGGCCCATGGAGGACGTCCGCACCACTTACTCCCTCGGGAAGGAGCTGGGGCGCGGCCAGTTCGGCGTCACCCATCTTTGCACCCACAAGGCCACCGGGGACAAGTACGCCTGCAAGACCATCGCGAAGCGTAAGCTCGCCAACAAGGAGGACATCGAGGACGTCAGGAGGGAGGTCCAGATCATGTACCACCTGTCGGGGCAGCCCAACATCGTGGAGCTGAAGGGGGCTTTCGAGGACAAGCAGTCGGTGCACCTCGTCATGGAGCTGTGCGCGGGAGGGGAGCTGTTCGATCGCATCATCGCCAGGGGCCACTACACGGAGCGGGCGGCCGCGTCGCTGCTGAGGACGATCGTGCAGATCGTCCACACCTGCCATTCCATGGGGGTGATGCATAGGGACCTCAAGCCCGAGAACTTCCTCTTGCTGAACAAGGATGAGGATGCGCCGCTCAAGGCCACCGACTTTGGGCTCTCTGTTTTCTTCAAGCAAG GTGAGGTATTCAAAGACATAGTTGGCAGTGCATATTACATAGCACCTGAGGTCCTCAAGCGAAGATATGGGCCAGAAGCTGATATTTGGAGCATAGGAGTGATGCTTTACATTTTTCTCTGTGGAGTTCCTCCATTCTGGGCTGGTGCTTCTTCATCTATTCAAATAATTCTT CAGGGGATCTTCAATACTATTCTAAGGGGGCAGATTGACTTTACAAGTGACCCATGGCCTAACATTTCACCTGGTGCTAAGGATCTTGTGAGAAAGATGCTGAACTTGGACCCCAGACAGAGGCTGACAGCATTTGAAGTTCTCA ACCATCCATGGATCAAGGAAGATGGAGAAGCACCTGACACACCACTTGACAATGCTGTCCTCAACAGGCTGAAACAATTTAGAGCAATGAACCAGTTTAAGAAAGCTGCCCTAAGG GTAATAGCAGGATGTTTATCAGAGGAAGAGATCAAAGGGCTGAAGGAAATGTTTAAGAATATGGACTCTGACAATAGTGGAACTATAACTCTCGAAGAACTAAAACAAGGTCTTTCCAAGCAAGGAACAAAGCTGTCGGAGTATGAAGTCAAACAGCTGATGGAAGCT GCTGATGCAGATGGGAACGGAACTATCGACTATGAGGAATTTATTACAGCGACAATGCACATGAACAGAATGGATAGAGAAGAGCATCTATATACAGCATTTCAGTACTTTGATAAGGACAACAGCGG TTATATCACAAAGGAAGAACTTGAGCAAGCTCTAAAAGAGAAAGGACTATACGACGGCAAGGAAATCAAGGATATAATTGCTGAAGCTGATGTTGACAAT GATGGAAGAATAAATTATGatgagtttgcagctatgatgagaaAAGGGAACCCTGAGACAAatccaaagaaaagaagagatgtgTTCTATTAA